From the genome of Sphingobacterium kitahiroshimense, one region includes:
- the trpB gene encoding tryptophan synthase subunit beta: MSKYQVNEKGYYGQFGGAYIPEMLYPNVEELRQKYLDIIQEPSFQEEFNQLLRDYVGRPSPLYYAGRLSEKYGSKIYLKREDLNHTGAHKINNTIGQILLAQRLGKKRIIAETGAGQHGVATATVCALKGLECVVYMGAIDIERQAPNVARMKMMGAQVVPAQSGSKTLKDATNEALRDWINNPVDTHYIIGSVVGPHPYPDMVARFQSIISEETKKQLLEKTGKSNPDYAIACVGGGSNAAGMFYHFVDEESVKLIAVEAAGLGVDSGESAATTALGKEGVLHGSRSLLMQTSDGQVIEPYSISAGLDYPGIGPQHAWLFKSGRGNYVSVTDKEAMEAGLLLTRLEGIIPAIESAHALAYLEKMDLKPDDTVVICLSGRGDKDLDNYMKYFGF, from the coding sequence ATGAGCAAGTACCAGGTTAATGAAAAAGGATATTATGGTCAATTTGGAGGTGCTTACATTCCAGAAATGCTATACCCTAATGTAGAAGAACTACGTCAAAAATATTTAGATATTATTCAAGAACCCAGTTTTCAGGAAGAGTTTAATCAACTTCTAAGAGATTATGTCGGTAGACCATCACCTTTATACTATGCAGGCCGTCTATCCGAGAAGTATGGGAGTAAAATATATTTAAAAAGAGAAGATCTAAATCATACAGGTGCTCATAAAATAAACAATACAATTGGTCAAATCTTACTTGCACAGCGACTAGGAAAGAAAAGGATCATAGCTGAAACGGGAGCTGGGCAACACGGTGTTGCTACTGCTACTGTATGTGCATTAAAAGGATTAGAATGTGTGGTCTACATGGGCGCCATAGATATTGAGCGTCAAGCACCAAATGTTGCCAGAATGAAGATGATGGGAGCACAAGTAGTACCAGCACAATCGGGAAGCAAAACTTTAAAAGATGCTACTAACGAAGCTTTACGAGATTGGATAAACAATCCCGTTGACACACATTATATCATTGGTTCTGTAGTAGGGCCTCACCCCTACCCAGATATGGTTGCTCGTTTTCAGTCCATCATATCTGAAGAAACAAAAAAACAGCTCTTAGAAAAAACAGGCAAATCCAATCCTGACTATGCAATAGCATGTGTAGGTGGTGGATCGAATGCTGCAGGTATGTTTTATCACTTTGTAGATGAAGAATCAGTAAAGCTGATTGCTGTAGAAGCTGCTGGATTAGGTGTTGACTCTGGCGAGTCTGCTGCAACAACGGCACTTGGAAAAGAAGGTGTATTACATGGAAGCCGATCATTGCTGATGCAGACTTCAGATGGACAGGTTATAGAACCATACTCCATATCTGCGGGATTAGACTATCCTGGAATTGGTCCACAGCACGCCTGGTTATTTAAATCCGGACGCGGCAATTATGTGAGCGTGACGGATAAAGAGGCAATGGAAGCAGGATTGTTGCTCACAAGACTGGAAGGAATTATTCCAGCTATTGAAAGTGCCCATGCTTTAGCATACTTAGAAAAAATGGATTTAAAACCAGATGATACTGTGGTCATCTGTCTGTCAGGACGCGGAGATAAGGATCTGGACAATTACATGAAATATTTTGGCTTTTAA
- the trpA gene encoding tryptophan synthase subunit alpha, with protein MRKIKKTGDQGLLSIYYTAGYPTLDSTVTIAKKLEESGADFLEIGFPYSDPVADGPTIQHSSEVALKNGMTVEILFEQLKELRKHVTIPVFLMGYVNPLLQYGVERFCADCKKVGIDGIIVPDLPMYEYEELYKDTFEKNDVANIFIVTPQTSEERIRKIDKLSNSFIYLLSSNATTGTELNVGDTTTAYFQRIKDMQLANPIAIGFGISNKQSFEQATSFATGAIIGTAFVKLLTKDNYLDEIPNFIKSIKG; from the coding sequence ATGAGAAAAATAAAAAAAACAGGGGATCAAGGTCTCTTATCGATATATTATACTGCTGGTTACCCAACACTTGATAGCACAGTAACTATTGCCAAAAAGCTGGAGGAATCAGGTGCTGATTTTTTAGAAATCGGTTTCCCTTATTCAGATCCTGTTGCCGATGGCCCCACGATTCAACATAGCTCCGAGGTTGCTTTAAAGAATGGCATGACAGTAGAAATTCTTTTTGAACAATTGAAAGAGTTACGTAAGCATGTGACCATTCCCGTGTTTTTAATGGGCTATGTAAACCCTTTATTACAATATGGTGTGGAACGCTTTTGTGCTGACTGCAAAAAGGTGGGTATTGATGGAATTATTGTACCAGACTTACCGATGTATGAATATGAAGAACTTTATAAAGATACATTTGAAAAGAATGACGTTGCCAATATTTTTATAGTGACCCCACAGACTTCAGAAGAACGTATCAGAAAGATTGATAAACTTTCCAATAGCTTTATCTACTTGCTCTCCTCTAATGCAACTACAGGTACAGAACTGAATGTAGGAGACACAACAACTGCTTACTTCCAGCGAATAAAAGATATGCAACTCGCAAATCCAATTGCAATCGGATTTGGCATTTCAAATAAGCAATCTTTTGAACAAGCTACATCGTTTGCCACAGGAGCTATTATAGGTACAGCATTTGTGAAACTACTAACGAAGGACAATTACTTAGATGAAATTCCTAATTTTATTAAATCAATAAAAGGTTAA